From the Catalinimonas alkaloidigena genome, the window CGCCGGACGGAACGAAAGTGGCCTACGTAAGCGAGAACAACGTGTACGCAGAAGACCTGGCATCGGGCGAGGTAACGGCCCTGACCACCGACGGCACCCCCCAGTTGATCAACGGAACGTTCGACTGGGCCTACGAAGAAGAGTTTTTCTGTCGCGACGGCTTCCGCTGGAGTCCCGACAGCAAAGCCATTGCCTACTGGCAGATCGACGCGCACGGCACGGGCACGTTTTACATGATCAACAATACCGATTCCATCTACTCGCAGCCCATTCCGCTGGAATACCCCAAAGTCGGCGAAGCGCCCTCGGCGTGTCGGGTCGGCGTGGTAGACCTCGGAACGAAGCAAACGACCTGGATGCAGGTGCCCGGTGATCCGCGCCAGCACTACATCGTGCGGATGGAGTACGTGCCGGAATCGTCGCGGCTGCTGATTCAGCAACTGAACCGCAAACAGAACCACAGCAAGCTGATGGCCTGCAATCCGACTACCGGTGCTACGCAGATGCTCTACGAAGAGCAGGACGAGGCGTGGGTCGACGTCGACCAGGCGGGAAATCCCTACGCCATCGATTTCCGGAACCGCTTCGAGTGGCTCGACGGAGGAAAAGCGTTTTTGTGGAGCAGCGAAAAAGATGGCTGGCGTCACCTCTACCGCCTCTCGACCGAGGGGGGCAACGAGCGGCTGATCACCCCCGGCGACTACGACGTGATCGAGTTCAGCGGCCTGGACGAAAAAGCCGGCTACGCTTACTTTATGGCTTCGCCCGATAACGCGACGCAGCGCTACCTCTACCGCGTGCGGCTCAAAGGCGGCAAAGCCGAGCGCGTGTCGCCGGCCGACCTGCAAGGTACGCACAGCTACGTCCTTTCGCCGTCGGGCAAATGGGCGTTTCACCTGTTCTCCAATACGCACACCCGTCCCCTGCGCGAGGTGGTGTCGCTGCCGCGCCATCGCCCGACCGAACCTGACAGCAGCATTAAAGCCAAACTGGCGGCGGCGCAACTCGATACGCACGTCGAATTTTTTCAGGTCACGACGGAAGATGGCGTGGAAATGGACGGCTGGATGGTGAAACCCCTCGATTTCGATTCGACCAAGCGGTATCCGGTCGTGTTCCTGGTCTATTCCGAACCCGCGGCTACCACCGTACGCGATGTCTACGGTGCGGGCCGTAACCGCAATTACGACGGCGACATGGCCGCCGACGGCTACCTCTACCTCTCGCTCGACAACCGGGGAACGCCCGCCCCAAAAGGCCGCGCGTGGCGCAAAGCGATCTACCGGAAAATCGGGCAGGTCAACATCCGCGACCAGGCCATGGCCGCCAAAGAAATTCTGAAGTGGAACTACGTCGATCCGAGTCGCGTCGCGGTGTGGGGGCACAGTGGTGGCGGGTCGGCCACGCTCAACCTCCTGTTTCAGTACCCGGAGATTTATAAAACGGGCATTGCCCTGGCGGCCGTTGCCAACCAGCTTACCTACGACAACATCTATCAGGAGCGGTACATGGGCTTGCCGCAGGAAAACCGGGAAGATTTCGTGCAGGGATCGCCCCTCACGCACGCGAAAAATCTGGTCGGGAACCTGCTCTACATCCACGGCACCGGCGACGACAATGTGCATTACCAGAACGCCGAAATGCTGATCAACGAGCTGGTGAAACACAACCGGCAGTTTCAATTCATGGCTTACCCGAACCGCACGCACGGCATCTACGAAGGCGAGGGTACCACCGAGCACCTGCGGACGCTCTACACCAATTACCTGAAGACGTACTGTCCGCCCGGCGTGCAGGCCGTAACGCCGTAAAGCAGAACCTCACACGATGGTGTCATCTCGAACGTAGCATTGCGAAGTGAGAGCGCTCTCCCTGTTGCGGCGGTCCGCTGCGGTCGAGATGACAAAAGGAGTGGAGAAGCAAATAAATAAGAGGAGGTCAACCGGAGATCGGGTTGCTATGGCGTCAACTCAGAAAATGGTTGGCGAGGTACTCCTGAAACTGGTCTTTGTATTTGTCGGCAATGGGGACGGCGCGGTGGCCGATTGTGACGAAACTGCGCTCGACCGACGCGATTTTTTTGAGGTTGATGATGTAGGACCGATGCACCCGCATGAACCGGTCGGGCGGGAGCTGCTCTTCCAGCGATTTTATCGTCATCAGCGTCAGAATGGGCTTCGTTTCCCCTTCCTGGAAAATCTTGATGTAGTCTTTGAGGCCTTCGAAATACAGCACGTCCTGCAACACCACCGGAATCTGTTTGTACTCTGAGCGGACCAGCAGGCGTTCCTTGTCCTCGGTTCTGGGCGGGTTGGGGGCGGCGGGCGACTGCACCAACTCGAACCACTCTTTTGCCTTGTGGGCAGCTCGCAAAAAATCGCCGTAACTGAACGGTTTCAGCAGGTAATCGAGGGCACTGACCTTGAAGCCTTCCAGTGCGTACTGATCAAAAGCTGTCGTGAAGATGACGCGCACCTGCTTGCCCAGGGTCTTCGAAAATTCCATGCCCGTCAGTTCCGGCATCTGGATGTCCAGGAACAGCAGATCGACGGCTTGCTCTTCCATCACGTGCAGCGCCTCCACCGCGCTGCGGCACTTGCCCACCAGCTCCAGAAACGGCGTTTTGCGCACGTAGCCTTCCAGCAGGTCGCGGGCCAGCGGTTCGTCGTCAACAATCAGGCAGCGAATTTTCATACGTCCAGCGTTAAGCGTACCTCAAAGTAATTCCCCTCCACGGCATAGTGCAATGCATGGTGACCGTCGTAAAGCAGTTGCAGCCGTTTTTCGAGGTTCACAAGGCCGATGCCCGACCCGCTGCGGTCGTGGTCTCCTTTCGGGAAGTTGGTGTTCCGGATCACGCACACCAGCTGACGTGGCGGTGATTCCGTCACCTGCACCCGCACTTCGATCTCCGACGGTTCTGTGGCACTGACGCCGTGCTTAAAAGCATTTTCGATAAGTGAGATGAACAGCAGCGGCGCAATTTTGAGGTCCGGATGGTCGGACGTAAGGCACCGGCGCACGCGCACATGGTCGGATTGCCGCAGCGCCATCAAATCCAGGTAATTGGTGAGGAACTCCATTTCGCGGGCCAGCGACACGTACCGCTCGTTGCTGTCGTACAGCAGGTAACGCATCATTTTGCTGAGCCGGTACACCACCTGCTGTGCCTGTTCCGGGTCGAGCTCAATCAGCGAATAAATGTTGTTCAGCGTGTTGAAAAAGAAGTGCGGATTGAGCTGATTTTTCAGGTTGACCAGTTCCGACTCGAGGTGTTCCTGCCGGAGGCGCTTTTCCCGTTCCTGCGTCTTCTGCCACTGCCGCGTCGACTGGATGGCGATGGCGGCGGCGATGGTCAGCGCCAGCGAAAGGGCGTTTCGGAAAATGATGAACAGCAGGAAATTCGGCGGCGGCGCACGCAGCGCAAGCCCGCGTTCCAGCAGCGGGTTGATCAGGTTAAACCCCACGTAGATCAGCAGAATGCTGACCGCAATGGTCGCCAGGTTGATCAAGAGAAATGCCCCGTACCTGGACCGGAACAGAAAGCGCTCGATCAGGTAGGCATAGTTCAGGTAAAAAAGGAGCAGCGAAAACGACAGGGGCAACCATTCGCGGAGCGACCGGAGCGGCGAGTCCATCGGGTCGCTCAACGAAAAAAGGACCGGCAACAGAAACAGAACGGCCCAGACCAGCACGTGGATGAGCCAGTTGTTCCGGCTGAGCCGGTAGCCCCAGCTGGTTTGTGTTTCGGGCGCCAAAGCAAGGGTACTATTCATAGCGTAGAGCGACAATGGGATCGAGGGCCGCGGCCTTCCTGGCCGGATACCACCCGAAAAAGATACCGGTCACGGCGCAGACGGCAAAAGAAAGCACAATGGAATCCTGCGTGATGGTGGTCGGCCAGCCTGCGTAATACGAAATCAGAAAGGTGCTGCCAACGCCCAGTGCGGCGCCCAGCAGGCCGCCCGCCACGCTGATCAGAATGGCTTCGATCAGAAACTGGAGCAGGATGTCGGTGCCGCGTCCGCCTACGGCCATGCGCAGCCCGATTTCGCGGGTTCGTTCCGTAACCGATACGTACATGATGTTCATAATGCCAATGCCGCCGACCAGGAGAGAGATGCCCGCGATGGCGGCCAGCAGCACGGTCATGATCTCGCTGGTAGAGCTGAACGTTGAGATCAGTTCCTGTTGCGATCGTACGGTGAAGTCGTCGGGATCGCTCTCTTTGAGGCGATGCGACGCCCGCAAAATCTCGGTTATCTGCGTGCTGGCTTCTTCCGCCACATCTTCGCGTTGCGCCGATGCGTAAATCGACTGAATGTAGGTGATGGCCAGTACGCGTTTCTGCACGGTGGTGTAAGGGGCGAGGATAATATCGTCCTGATCCTGCCCGAACGTATTTTCGCCCTTCTCGGCCAGGACCCCGATCACTTTGAACGGAATGGACTCGAACCGAATGGTCTGTCCGATGGGGT encodes:
- a CDS encoding S9 family peptidase, producing MLHLFRVRAVWRQAFLLFVFLFSFAPALRAQVNWSPDGQSYSLVEDGEVVQYTLPANERQVLLSKKDLTPAGQTEPLAVDYYAYSDDGTKVLLFTNTRRVWRLKSRGDYWVLHLNGRRLQPLGKGRPESSLMFAKFSPDGTKVAYVSENNVYAEDLASGEVTALTTDGTPQLINGTFDWAYEEEFFCRDGFRWSPDSKAIAYWQIDAHGTGTFYMINNTDSIYSQPIPLEYPKVGEAPSACRVGVVDLGTKQTTWMQVPGDPRQHYIVRMEYVPESSRLLIQQLNRKQNHSKLMACNPTTGATQMLYEEQDEAWVDVDQAGNPYAIDFRNRFEWLDGGKAFLWSSEKDGWRHLYRLSTEGGNERLITPGDYDVIEFSGLDEKAGYAYFMASPDNATQRYLYRVRLKGGKAERVSPADLQGTHSYVLSPSGKWAFHLFSNTHTRPLREVVSLPRHRPTEPDSSIKAKLAAAQLDTHVEFFQVTTEDGVEMDGWMVKPLDFDSTKRYPVVFLVYSEPAATTVRDVYGAGRNRNYDGDMAADGYLYLSLDNRGTPAPKGRAWRKAIYRKIGQVNIRDQAMAAKEILKWNYVDPSRVAVWGHSGGGSATLNLLFQYPEIYKTGIALAAVANQLTYDNIYQERYMGLPQENREDFVQGSPLTHAKNLVGNLLYIHGTGDDNVHYQNAEMLINELVKHNRQFQFMAYPNRTHGIYEGEGTTEHLRTLYTNYLKTYCPPGVQAVTP
- a CDS encoding LytR/AlgR family response regulator transcription factor, with translation MKIRCLIVDDEPLARDLLEGYVRKTPFLELVGKCRSAVEALHVMEEQAVDLLFLDIQMPELTGMEFSKTLGKQVRVIFTTAFDQYALEGFKVSALDYLLKPFSYGDFLRAAHKAKEWFELVQSPAAPNPPRTEDKERLLVRSEYKQIPVVLQDVLYFEGLKDYIKIFQEGETKPILTLMTIKSLEEQLPPDRFMRVHRSYIINLKKIASVERSFVTIGHRAVPIADKYKDQFQEYLANHFLS
- a CDS encoding sensor histidine kinase; the encoded protein is MNSTLALAPETQTSWGYRLSRNNWLIHVLVWAVLFLLPVLFSLSDPMDSPLRSLREWLPLSFSLLLFYLNYAYLIERFLFRSRYGAFLLINLATIAVSILLIYVGFNLINPLLERGLALRAPPPNFLLFIIFRNALSLALTIAAAIAIQSTRQWQKTQEREKRLRQEHLESELVNLKNQLNPHFFFNTLNNIYSLIELDPEQAQQVVYRLSKMMRYLLYDSNERYVSLAREMEFLTNYLDLMALRQSDHVRVRRCLTSDHPDLKIAPLLFISLIENAFKHGVSATEPSEIEVRVQVTESPPRQLVCVIRNTNFPKGDHDRSGSGIGLVNLEKRLQLLYDGHHALHYAVEGNYFEVRLTLDV
- a CDS encoding ABC transporter permease, whose translation is MNLINLLKIAGKALSRNKFRAFLTMLGIIIGVASVIAMLAIGQGSKDSIQAQISQMGSNLIFVRPETNMESGVRMDRSALQTLTLNDVEALQEQGTLLSGVSPEVSGSGQAIYSSKNWPTSIKGVNLAYLDIRKLELADGILFTDEDIRTAAKVAVIGQTVVDNLFDGADPIGQTIRFESIPFKVIGVLAEKGENTFGQDQDDIILAPYTTVQKRVLAITYIQSIYASAQREDVAEEASTQITEILRASHRLKESDPDDFTVRSQQELISTFSSTSEIMTVLLAAIAGISLLVGGIGIMNIMYVSVTERTREIGLRMAVGGRGTDILLQFLIEAILISVAGGLLGAALGVGSTFLISYYAGWPTTITQDSIVLSFAVCAVTGIFFGWYPARKAAALDPIVALRYE